Proteins encoded within one genomic window of Cellulomonas xiejunii:
- a CDS encoding small basic family protein, translating into MIAVIGLVLGVLAGLLIEPTVPANLQPYLPIAVVAALDALFGGLRAYLDGIFDERVFLTSFLSNVVVAALIVFLGDQLGVGSQMTTAVIVVLGIRIFSNAASIRRHLFKA; encoded by the coding sequence GTGATCGCAGTGATCGGGCTCGTGCTCGGCGTGCTCGCGGGCCTGCTCATCGAGCCGACGGTTCCCGCCAACCTCCAGCCGTACCTGCCTATCGCGGTCGTCGCTGCCCTCGACGCGCTGTTCGGTGGGTTGCGCGCCTACCTCGACGGGATCTTCGACGAGCGGGTCTTCCTCACCTCGTTCCTGTCCAACGTCGTCGTGGCCGCGCTGATCGTCTTCCTGGGCGACCAGCTGGGTGTCGGGTCGCAGATGACGACGGCCGTGATCGTGGTGCTCGGCATCCGCATCTTCTCCAACGCCGCGTCGATCCGCCGGCACCTGTTCAAGGCATGA